A window of Dethiosulfovibrio peptidovorans contains these coding sequences:
- a CDS encoding Holliday junction resolvase RuvX produces MERIVGLDLGMVRIGVAVSDPLGTFAQGVAQWDARNDWLCNLGDLLRSTGASTVVVGLPIREDGTRGPSALKVEENMRQIRETFPDVTIIPVDERYSSTIANQVLIQGDLSRKKRRAVVDKLAASVILQTYLDTRRTVEP; encoded by the coding sequence ATTGAACGGATCGTCGGCCTCGACCTGGGGATGGTCCGCATCGGAGTTGCCGTGAGCGACCCCCTGGGGACTTTTGCCCAGGGGGTCGCTCAATGGGACGCAAGGAATGACTGGTTGTGCAATCTGGGAGATCTGTTGAGATCGACGGGGGCTTCCACCGTGGTGGTGGGCCTTCCCATCCGGGAAGACGGCACCAGGGGACCGTCGGCTCTCAAGGTGGAGGAGAATATGAGACAAATTCGAGAGACGTTCCCGGATGTGACGATTATACCGGTGGACGAGCGGTATAGCTCGACCATCGCGAACCAGGTGCTCATTCAGGGTGATCTCTCCCGAAAGAAGCGCCGGGCCGTGGTCGACAAACTGGCCGCATCGGTAATTCTTCAAACCTATCTGGACACCCGAAGGACAGTCGAACCGTGA
- a CDS encoding DNA mismatch repair protein MutL yields the protein MKIHQLSQSVAMRIAAGEVIERPVSVIKELVENSLDAGARRIVVSTVQGGRLSMMVEDDGGGIPLEDLPLAVERHATSKILSLEDLESIDTLGYRGEALASMAAVSRLDIRSRAEGKSTGGWLRVQGGGPISVEEQNCRPGTRVQVDDLFFNLPARRKFLKSSGAELRRISRLLQELSVANPDVAFVLHSDERKVYESSGGGNRLSVLRRLWGDEPPVSTASGAQGPYRVTVWWQRLASSRISLMAFVNGRRIDDGTIRAAVSSGETHPGGNWAVWIETAPSEVDVNVHPAKAEVLFRRGSDLFAAVREAAASMKNDCPVWFDGNTSRSPTDHAPLQVASPSRYAAPPRGESLFRRIEPFPATESHQLFEPTEKESHPSVKRDTPPSDALPSPVYMGQLTSGYLLFDDRGDLILIDPHAAHERINFETIRERCSKGYGSQLLAVPIELPPTLSSEAEPKIDELHALAFSLDTNDGRTVLRGIPDIPKGASIPPLDLLRTTLIGLAEENQNREVIWLRWATVACRSSVKLTWSLTPEEAQVLWQRLLLCDTPSACPHGRPALFRLRSATIAAHFERR from the coding sequence TTGAAAATACACCAGCTTTCCCAATCGGTAGCGATGAGAATCGCCGCCGGGGAGGTTATTGAACGCCCCGTATCCGTGATCAAGGAATTGGTAGAGAATAGTTTGGATGCCGGTGCACGACGTATCGTGGTCTCGACCGTTCAGGGTGGTCGGCTCTCCATGATGGTGGAGGACGACGGTGGAGGAATCCCTCTGGAGGATCTTCCTCTGGCCGTGGAGAGGCACGCCACAAGCAAGATCCTCTCCCTCGAGGATCTGGAGTCCATCGACACCTTAGGGTATCGAGGAGAGGCTCTTGCGAGCATGGCGGCGGTGAGCCGTCTGGATATTCGCAGCAGGGCTGAAGGCAAATCCACAGGAGGGTGGCTTCGGGTTCAGGGTGGCGGTCCTATCTCGGTCGAGGAACAAAACTGCCGTCCTGGCACCAGGGTTCAGGTTGACGACCTGTTTTTCAACCTCCCTGCAAGACGGAAGTTCCTGAAAAGCTCAGGGGCCGAACTTCGTCGTATATCCAGGCTGCTTCAGGAATTGAGTGTGGCCAATCCTGATGTGGCCTTCGTCCTTCACAGCGATGAACGAAAGGTCTACGAGAGCTCCGGCGGTGGCAATCGTCTGTCGGTGCTTCGCCGACTTTGGGGAGACGAGCCTCCTGTCTCAACGGCATCAGGGGCTCAGGGCCCCTACAGAGTGACCGTGTGGTGGCAGAGATTGGCGAGCTCTCGGATCTCTCTCATGGCTTTCGTCAACGGACGAAGAATCGACGACGGGACTATCCGGGCAGCTGTCTCCTCAGGGGAGACCCATCCAGGGGGCAACTGGGCCGTCTGGATCGAGACGGCCCCGTCGGAGGTTGACGTGAACGTCCATCCAGCCAAGGCCGAGGTCCTTTTCCGACGTGGAAGTGACCTTTTCGCAGCTGTGAGAGAGGCGGCAGCATCCATGAAGAACGACTGTCCCGTGTGGTTTGATGGAAATACCTCCCGTTCCCCGACGGATCATGCTCCTCTTCAGGTTGCCTCTCCATCCCGATATGCGGCTCCCCCCCGGGGGGAGTCCCTGTTTCGAAGGATTGAACCTTTTCCCGCTACTGAATCTCACCAACTTTTTGAACCAACAGAGAAGGAGTCTCATCCATCTGTGAAGCGGGATACGCCTCCTTCTGACGCTCTCCCCTCCCCTGTCTACATGGGGCAGTTAACGTCGGGATATCTGCTCTTCGACGATCGGGGTGACCTGATACTCATCGATCCCCACGCTGCTCACGAGCGGATCAACTTCGAGACGATCAGGGAAAGATGTTCGAAAGGATATGGTTCCCAGCTCCTGGCCGTTCCGATAGAGCTGCCTCCCACCCTCTCCTCTGAGGCAGAACCCAAAATCGATGAGCTTCATGCCCTCGCTTTCTCCCTTGATACCAACGATGGGAGAACTGTTCTTCGAGGTATTCCCGACATTCCTAAGGGAGCGTCTATTCCCCCTTTAGACCTCCTTCGAACGACGCTTATCGGCCTGGCGGAGGAGAACCAGAACCGAGAGGTGATCTGGCTCCGATGGGCCACCGTGGCCTGCCGTTCTTCGGTGAAACTCACCTGGTCCCTCACCCCCGAGGAGGCTCAGGTTCTTTGGCAACGCCTGCTGCTATGTGATACTCCTTCAGCGTGTCCTCACGGTCGACCAGCTCTGTTTCGACTGAGGTCTGCCACTATAGCAGCTCATTTTGAGAGGCGATGA
- a CDS encoding amidohydrolase: protein MSLLLRDVWLLDGSMDQGNRGDVLIQDGCIKAVDAPGTLEGNQVFDGRGRIAVLPALVNCHTHAAMVLLRGLGEERPLMEWLEQRIWPVEARLTPERIYWGARSALLEMASTGTVCFGDMYFEMDQVGQAARDAGMRCGLCRGIVGGDAHKITEGVELADVFKDDPDITVQMGPHAPYTVPMNALREITDLARNRGLSVHIHFLEAQWELGYLRDELGCEPLEYLERSGLLDTPGLILAHGVWIPDDILNFLVNYGVTVVHNPGSNLKLGSGVAPVPGWIDAGVSVALGTDGAASNNRLDMWNEMRSMALIHKGVNQDPTTVTAAQVLEAATYGGYRALGFPRSGRIRPGWDADLMIVDLDRPQYVGLDGDNLGMYLVYAGSSADVKGTLSRGRWIYRDGTFPGQDVEDVLRNARQARTDLTEAKE, encoded by the coding sequence GTGTCCCTCCTTCTGAGGGATGTCTGGCTTCTGGATGGCTCCATGGATCAAGGGAACCGAGGGGATGTCCTGATCCAGGACGGGTGCATCAAGGCGGTAGATGCTCCGGGTACCCTCGAGGGCAACCAGGTATTTGACGGACGAGGACGGATAGCGGTCCTTCCCGCGCTGGTGAACTGTCACACTCATGCCGCCATGGTTCTCCTCCGAGGGCTGGGGGAGGAGCGTCCCCTTATGGAGTGGCTCGAACAGCGTATCTGGCCCGTTGAGGCTCGACTGACCCCTGAGAGGATCTATTGGGGGGCTCGGTCAGCCCTGTTGGAGATGGCGTCTACAGGAACGGTCTGTTTCGGAGATATGTATTTTGAGATGGACCAGGTGGGCCAAGCTGCCAGAGACGCTGGGATGCGGTGTGGCCTGTGTCGGGGTATCGTGGGCGGCGATGCACACAAAATCACAGAGGGCGTGGAACTGGCGGACGTCTTTAAGGACGATCCTGACATCACGGTTCAGATGGGCCCCCACGCTCCATACACGGTACCGATGAACGCCCTTCGGGAGATTACCGATCTGGCTAGAAATCGGGGACTTTCGGTTCACATTCACTTCCTGGAGGCTCAGTGGGAGCTGGGATACCTGCGGGACGAGCTGGGATGCGAGCCTCTGGAGTATCTGGAACGTTCGGGGTTACTGGACACACCCGGGCTTATTTTGGCTCACGGTGTATGGATCCCCGACGATATACTCAACTTTCTTGTCAACTATGGCGTCACCGTGGTCCATAATCCGGGGAGCAACCTGAAGTTGGGAAGTGGTGTTGCGCCGGTTCCCGGATGGATCGACGCTGGGGTCTCTGTGGCTTTGGGGACCGACGGAGCAGCCAGTAATAACCGGCTGGACATGTGGAATGAGATGCGATCCATGGCCCTGATTCACAAAGGGGTGAACCAGGACCCCACAACCGTCACAGCCGCCCAGGTTTTGGAGGCGGCCACCTATGGGGGGTATCGAGCCCTCGGTTTTCCTCGCTCCGGTCGAATTCGGCCGGGATGGGACGCTGATCTCATGATCGTGGATCTTGACCGTCCTCAGTATGTCGGTCTGGACGGTGACAACCTGGGGATGTATCTGGTGTATGCCGGGTCGTCGGCCGACGTGAAAGGGACCCTTTCGAGGGGACGATGGATTTACAGGGACGGGACGTTCCCCGGTCAGGATGTGGAGGACGTGCTTCGAAACGCCCGACAGGCAAGGACCGACCTGACAGAGGCAAAGGAGTGA
- a CDS encoding DNA mismatch repair protein MutS, protein MTPMLEQFVHWKNRYPQALLFFRMGDFYELFFDDALVASEALDIALTARDQGKRIPMAGVPYHAVEGYLGKLVRKGFNVAICEQITEPDGRTLVEREVVRLVTPGTYLPEEAGEDGRLAAVMPVGRERWAVGTLEPGTGSLQVGLLDFGEAQGFFASCDGAEVLVPRGTAGTSKRAFSLRSPVELPKEEFDPTGGTRWLKHRWDVGSLQGFGVLDDSPEAGVAAGLLRYLEETQFGAAEHVRGLTLLRSDRFLHLDVTTQRNLELFEGDGPSLYSVLNRCRTGCGRRILREWISRPLLDVRSIGERLDIQDCLRGCPSSLQSLQSALAQCRDVERALARLHLRSGTPRDLSALRETLMAAPCVIDALKKSGLEALVLFPRELEELGATLSRALEASPPRILGNGTVIRDGYDEELDRWRDFARKGHQWLEDFLARERIRLGLPKLKAGFSRVFGYYVEISKSSMKTDMTLPEDYQRRQTLVSAERYTTAELRDFEEHMTSAESETREREALLYRELIQTTLAQTEPLQQLGRALGTLDVLASLTEVAIERGYVRPSFVEGSDMHVCGGRHPVVEAIQREVPFVPNDIHLVTDHHRVAIVTGPNMAGKSTYLRMAALLVIMAQMGCAVPAESAEFGLYDRVFTRLGARDELAFGNSTFMVEMVETANILHNVTDRSLVILDEVGRGTSTYDGMSIAWAVLEFLHGACGRSPKVLFATHYHELTALEGGLSHAWNLRVEVEERPDGVTFLHRVVPGPADRSYGVEVARLAGLPRVVLCRAQELLERFEADGDRRSPVPEPSVQMEFFDLKGDALIQELAALRPDDMTPIQALEKLYELRDEARKAVSP, encoded by the coding sequence ATGACCCCCATGCTTGAGCAGTTCGTTCACTGGAAAAATCGGTATCCTCAGGCTCTTCTCTTTTTTCGGATGGGCGATTTCTACGAGCTATTCTTCGACGATGCTTTGGTGGCATCCGAGGCACTGGACATAGCTCTGACAGCCCGGGACCAGGGGAAGCGAATTCCCATGGCAGGTGTTCCCTATCATGCTGTTGAGGGATATCTGGGGAAACTTGTTCGAAAGGGTTTCAACGTGGCCATCTGCGAGCAAATAACCGAGCCTGACGGCCGAACTCTCGTTGAACGGGAGGTCGTTCGGTTGGTCACCCCGGGGACCTATCTTCCCGAGGAGGCTGGAGAAGATGGTCGACTGGCGGCCGTGATGCCTGTAGGGCGGGAGAGATGGGCGGTTGGAACTCTCGAGCCCGGGACGGGATCACTCCAGGTGGGCCTCCTGGATTTTGGCGAAGCCCAGGGATTTTTCGCCTCCTGTGATGGAGCTGAAGTTCTGGTGCCCCGAGGCACAGCCGGTACGTCGAAGAGAGCTTTCAGCCTGAGATCACCGGTGGAGCTCCCAAAGGAGGAGTTCGACCCGACCGGAGGAACCAGGTGGCTCAAACATCGGTGGGATGTGGGGTCTCTTCAGGGCTTCGGTGTGCTCGACGACAGCCCCGAGGCGGGGGTCGCTGCCGGACTTCTTCGATATCTGGAGGAAACTCAATTCGGTGCTGCTGAACACGTTCGAGGTTTGACTCTCCTCAGGTCCGATCGATTCCTTCATCTGGACGTCACGACCCAGAGAAATTTGGAACTCTTCGAGGGCGATGGTCCATCACTCTATTCGGTTCTGAACCGATGTCGAACCGGCTGTGGCCGGCGAATTCTTCGGGAGTGGATTTCCCGCCCTCTTCTGGATGTCCGCTCCATCGGCGAACGGCTGGATATCCAGGATTGTCTGAGAGGATGCCCTTCGTCTCTTCAGTCCCTTCAATCGGCTCTGGCCCAATGTCGTGACGTGGAACGTGCCCTGGCTCGTCTCCATCTCAGATCAGGAACTCCACGAGATCTCTCAGCCCTTCGGGAGACCTTGATGGCTGCTCCCTGCGTGATTGACGCCTTGAAAAAATCTGGACTTGAGGCCCTCGTCCTATTTCCTCGTGAACTGGAAGAGCTGGGAGCTACGTTGTCTCGGGCTCTGGAGGCGAGTCCTCCCCGAATTCTGGGCAATGGCACGGTGATTCGGGATGGATACGATGAGGAGCTGGACCGATGGCGGGATTTTGCCCGGAAGGGCCATCAATGGTTGGAGGACTTTCTCGCCCGGGAACGAATCCGTCTGGGTTTGCCCAAGCTGAAGGCGGGCTTCTCCCGGGTTTTTGGCTATTACGTCGAGATCAGCAAGAGCTCCATGAAGACCGATATGACGCTTCCAGAGGATTATCAACGTCGTCAGACTTTGGTATCGGCCGAACGATACACGACGGCCGAACTCAGGGATTTTGAGGAACACATGACCTCTGCCGAGAGCGAGACGAGGGAGAGAGAGGCCCTTCTCTATCGGGAACTGATCCAGACGACTCTCGCTCAGACAGAGCCACTCCAGCAGCTGGGGCGAGCATTGGGAACTCTGGATGTCCTTGCGTCCTTGACGGAGGTCGCCATTGAGAGAGGCTATGTCCGGCCAAGCTTTGTCGAGGGATCCGATATGCACGTATGTGGGGGACGCCATCCTGTCGTGGAGGCAATTCAAAGGGAGGTCCCCTTTGTGCCCAACGATATTCATCTCGTGACGGATCACCACCGCGTGGCTATCGTTACGGGCCCCAATATGGCTGGTAAGTCCACCTATCTTCGCATGGCAGCCTTGTTGGTCATTATGGCTCAGATGGGATGCGCAGTTCCAGCCGAGTCGGCCGAGTTCGGGCTTTACGACCGGGTGTTCACCCGCTTGGGCGCGCGGGATGAGCTGGCTTTCGGCAACAGTACCTTCATGGTGGAGATGGTGGAGACGGCGAACATCCTTCATAACGTGACGGACCGGAGCCTTGTGATCCTGGACGAGGTCGGCAGGGGGACGTCGACATACGACGGCATGAGCATCGCCTGGGCAGTACTGGAGTTTCTTCACGGTGCCTGTGGCCGATCTCCTAAAGTTCTCTTTGCAACCCACTATCATGAACTGACAGCCCTGGAAGGGGGGCTTTCCCATGCATGGAACCTCCGGGTGGAAGTGGAAGAACGCCCCGATGGCGTTACGTTTTTGCATCGGGTGGTTCCTGGCCCTGCCGACCGATCTTACGGCGTGGAGGTCGCCCGGTTGGCCGGTCTGCCAAGAGTCGTTCTCTGCCGGGCACAGGAGCTTTTGGAGCGATTCGAAGCCGATGGAGATCGCCGTTCTCCAGTTCCCGAGCCGTCGGTTCAGATGGAGTTTTTCGACCTGAAGGGCGACGCCCTGATCCAGGAACTGGCAGCTCTTCGACCCGATGACATGACGCCCATCCAGGCTCTTGAGAAGCTATATGAGCTTCGGGACGAGGCGAGAAAGGCGGTGTCCCCTTGA
- a CDS encoding alanine--tRNA ligase — protein sequence MKWRSGREIRQLFIDFWVSKGARHYESFSLVPEDPTVLFTIAGMVPFKKFYLGMAEPDTRSVVTSQKCVRTNDIDNVGRTARHHTFFEMLGNFSWGGYFKKESITWGWEFLTEALGLDPDRMYATIYKDDEEAYTVWTDLVGLSSNRILRFGEDENFWFMGPVGPCGPDSEILYDQGPDFSCGPDCAPGCDCDRFLEIWNHVFTQYDRQEDGTLLPLPRKNIDTGMGLERLTSLIQGVSNDFETDLFRPLIDRTCSMAGITFGGTPEGDMAAKVISDHVRAVAFMIADGILPANDGQGYVLRRLLRRAARYGRLIGLDRPFLTDLIPVVLEIMADPYRELLCNRLTIEQVVAVEEKRFSRALEQGGELLSREISQALQAGGSVLAGDVAFELYDTYGYPLELTVEICREQGLSVDEEAFRSEMECQRERARSSSKHMGAILTGDLYAELLSQHGATEFLGYDGLSAQSEVLALVADGEVVEQAQEGDEIGVILNRTSFYAERGGQVGDQGVIQGERYEIQVNDTVYASGDLILHKGVVRRGQITVGDRADTDVDGGRRTAVTQNHTATHLLHEALIRVLGGHVRQNGSLVSDRFLRFDYTHFDPLSPEEIAKVEVAVNREIQKNHRLTVEETDMAAAREKGAKALFEEKYGDRVRIVAVSDFSTELCGGVHVTATGDIGLFKIVSEESVGSGVRRIIAVTGMCALHRYQETVSVLKELSGRLGVQPTKLVERLDAMERENRALQKELQRLTLQSAMEDLDKGVVKTSLADGITLYTAAIDGVNADRLREVGDSIKDKDSGSVVILASDGPERTQMICMVGPSAVEKGLHAGKIVKEVAAFVGGKGGGKATMAQAGGPRTDGTSHALEESRKVVEGFLQ from the coding sequence ATGAAGTGGAGAAGCGGTCGGGAGATCCGTCAGCTGTTTATAGACTTCTGGGTGTCTAAAGGGGCCAGGCACTATGAAAGTTTTTCGCTGGTTCCCGAGGATCCTACGGTTTTGTTCACCATCGCAGGTATGGTGCCCTTTAAAAAGTTCTATTTGGGCATGGCTGAGCCGGATACGAGAAGTGTCGTGACGTCGCAAAAATGCGTTCGGACGAACGATATCGATAACGTTGGACGGACGGCTCGGCATCACACGTTTTTCGAGATGTTGGGTAATTTCAGCTGGGGAGGGTATTTCAAGAAGGAGTCCATAACCTGGGGATGGGAATTTCTGACGGAGGCCCTCGGCCTCGATCCCGATCGAATGTATGCCACCATCTATAAAGACGACGAGGAAGCGTATACGGTGTGGACTGACCTGGTGGGGCTGTCGTCGAATCGGATCCTTCGTTTCGGAGAAGATGAGAACTTTTGGTTTATGGGGCCCGTTGGTCCCTGTGGCCCCGACTCGGAGATTCTCTACGACCAAGGCCCTGATTTTAGCTGCGGCCCTGACTGCGCCCCAGGATGCGACTGCGATCGCTTTCTTGAGATATGGAACCACGTCTTTACCCAATATGACCGTCAGGAGGATGGAACGCTTTTACCGCTTCCCCGAAAGAATATCGATACGGGGATGGGACTCGAACGGCTGACGTCCCTGATTCAGGGTGTAAGCAACGATTTTGAGACGGATTTGTTCCGTCCCCTGATCGATCGAACCTGCTCCATGGCTGGTATCACCTTCGGTGGGACTCCCGAGGGAGATATGGCAGCAAAGGTGATCTCCGACCACGTTCGAGCCGTAGCTTTCATGATTGCCGATGGCATCCTTCCAGCCAACGACGGCCAGGGGTATGTGCTTCGCCGACTTCTTCGACGGGCTGCCCGATACGGGCGGCTTATCGGCCTCGATCGCCCTTTTCTGACCGATCTGATACCAGTTGTCTTGGAGATTATGGCCGATCCCTACAGGGAACTCCTCTGCAATCGACTGACCATCGAGCAGGTCGTCGCTGTCGAGGAGAAACGATTCAGCCGAGCTCTGGAGCAGGGCGGAGAATTGCTCAGCCGGGAGATCAGCCAAGCGCTTCAGGCTGGTGGCTCTGTCCTGGCAGGAGATGTGGCTTTCGAACTGTACGATACCTACGGGTACCCTCTGGAGTTGACCGTGGAGATATGTAGGGAACAGGGGTTGTCTGTGGACGAAGAGGCTTTTCGGTCTGAGATGGAGTGTCAGAGGGAACGTGCTCGTTCGTCGAGCAAACACATGGGGGCTATCCTAACTGGTGATCTCTACGCCGAGCTTCTGTCTCAGCATGGAGCTACGGAGTTTTTGGGCTACGACGGACTCTCCGCCCAGAGCGAGGTTTTGGCCCTGGTCGCAGACGGTGAGGTGGTGGAGCAGGCTCAGGAAGGTGATGAGATCGGAGTGATCCTGAACAGGACCTCTTTCTACGCCGAACGAGGCGGCCAGGTGGGGGACCAGGGGGTCATCCAGGGGGAGCGATACGAGATTCAGGTGAACGACACCGTGTACGCCTCAGGTGATCTGATCCTTCACAAGGGCGTCGTTCGACGGGGGCAAATTACAGTCGGAGATCGGGCCGATACGGATGTCGATGGTGGACGGAGAACGGCCGTGACACAGAATCACACGGCCACCCATCTTCTCCACGAAGCTCTGATTCGAGTGCTGGGAGGGCATGTCCGTCAAAATGGATCCCTCGTCTCGGATCGGTTTCTTCGCTTCGACTACACCCACTTTGACCCCCTGAGCCCTGAGGAGATCGCGAAGGTCGAGGTTGCCGTCAACAGAGAGATCCAAAAGAACCACAGGTTGACCGTGGAGGAGACCGACATGGCAGCAGCCAGGGAGAAGGGGGCTAAGGCTCTCTTCGAGGAAAAATATGGCGATCGCGTTCGGATCGTCGCGGTGAGCGATTTTTCCACCGAGCTCTGCGGTGGCGTCCACGTAACAGCCACGGGGGATATCGGCCTGTTCAAGATCGTGTCCGAGGAGAGCGTGGGCTCAGGGGTTCGGCGGATCATAGCGGTCACCGGCATGTGTGCCCTCCATCGCTATCAGGAGACCGTGTCGGTTTTGAAAGAGCTGTCGGGACGTCTCGGTGTTCAGCCGACCAAGCTGGTGGAGCGACTTGACGCCATGGAGCGGGAGAACCGGGCTCTGCAGAAGGAGCTCCAACGGCTGACCCTTCAATCGGCCATGGAGGATCTCGACAAGGGAGTTGTCAAGACTTCCTTGGCTGACGGTATCACCTTATACACGGCGGCCATCGACGGCGTCAACGCTGATCGGCTTCGAGAGGTGGGGGACAGCATCAAGGACAAGGATTCAGGATCGGTGGTCATTCTGGCCTCGGATGGACCAGAGCGAACTCAGATGATCTGTATGGTTGGGCCCAGCGCCGTCGAGAAGGGACTTCACGCTGGCAAGATCGTCAAAGAGGTGGCGGCTTTCGTTGGAGGCAAGGGCGGTGGAAAGGCGACCATGGCCCAGGCAGGAGGGCCCAGAACCGATGGGACTTCCCATGCTCTGGAGGAGTCCCGAAAAGTCGTAGAGGGGTTTCTTCAGTGA
- a CDS encoding tRNA (adenosine(37)-N6)-dimethylallyltransferase MiaA, which produces MPIPVVALIGPTAVGKTALSLDLARALDGEVISVDSRQVYRYMDVGTDKIDGLTRKEIIHHLLDVVDPDEIFNASDFVDRASSAIDRILARGRTPILVGGTAFYYRALFDGILTVNVPSDPIVRKELMDQAVSSKGRQALHDELKRADPQSAQRLHPNDSVRVIRALEVYRISGRPLSWWHERPTSQTPCRYSPLYLGLIRPRDELTDTIARRVREQFGNGYPEEVRWLLDKGFPPDLPSMKGFGYRELVLYHQGHMTFDEAVESDVVATRQFAKRQMTWFRTFFPVRWYDLSKIMYNEVLLSMLDDSRKHLASGDLVP; this is translated from the coding sequence ATGCCTATCCCTGTAGTCGCCCTTATCGGTCCCACGGCAGTGGGGAAAACTGCCTTAAGCCTCGACCTGGCCCGAGCCCTGGATGGCGAGGTCATCTCGGTAGACTCCCGCCAGGTATATCGGTATATGGACGTCGGGACCGATAAAATCGACGGACTGACGAGAAAGGAGATCATCCATCATCTCCTGGATGTGGTCGACCCCGACGAGATATTCAACGCATCGGATTTCGTCGACCGTGCGTCGTCAGCCATAGATCGTATTTTAGCCCGAGGCCGAACGCCTATTCTGGTAGGGGGAACTGCTTTCTACTACAGAGCTCTGTTTGATGGGATCCTGACGGTGAACGTGCCATCGGATCCGATCGTCCGAAAGGAGCTCATGGATCAAGCTGTCTCGTCGAAAGGACGACAAGCACTCCACGACGAACTTAAAAGGGCCGATCCCCAAAGCGCACAGAGACTTCATCCAAACGACTCTGTCCGGGTCATCCGTGCCCTGGAGGTCTACCGTATCTCGGGGCGTCCACTTTCGTGGTGGCATGAGCGTCCGACCTCTCAGACCCCGTGTCGGTACAGTCCGCTCTACCTGGGGTTGATCAGGCCCAGAGATGAGTTGACGGACACCATCGCCAGACGGGTTCGAGAGCAATTTGGTAATGGCTATCCCGAGGAGGTTCGATGGCTTCTGGATAAGGGATTCCCGCCAGATCTCCCCTCTATGAAGGGCTTCGGATATCGGGAACTCGTGCTCTACCATCAAGGCCATATGACTTTTGACGAGGCGGTCGAATCCGATGTCGTTGCGACTCGTCAGTTTGCCAAACGTCAGATGACCTGGTTTCGGACTTTTTTTCCAGTTCGATGGTACGACCTCTCAAAAATAATGTATAATGAAGTGTTATTGTCGATGCTTGATGACTCCAGGAAACACCTTGCGTCAGGGGATTTGGTACCATGA